TCCTGGACGCACACGCCGGTCACCGTCGAGATCTATCACGCGGACAGTGGTGGTGAACCGACCGGCAACACCCTGTACTCAAAAACGTTGGCCAACTGGGGGGCGGGGAGTACGGAGCGACAGATCATAACATTTGAAGCGGCTCTTCCGGTTGATATCGATATCACGCAAGGGGATGTGTTGGTTGTGTTTACCTTTGCTGACGCTGCAGCGACAGGTTTGCTGGGGACTGCCAACGATGCAGAAGGACGGGCTCTGATCAATACCGGCGGTGGCTGGCAGGCGTCTGCAGTGGTGCCGACAGTCATAGGGACGTTTTTCAGTACCGATGACGCGGAAACTTTTGATCGGGTGAACAACGTGCTGGGAGTGACGATTGATGCGCCGTCCGGAGATTATACCGTAACTGTGCGAGGCTATAATGTTCCGCAGGGGCCGCAGCCCTTTGCTTTGGTCATCCGTGGGACGCACGAGCCTGAACCGGAGTGGGGACGCGAGCGGTATCCGTTCTGGCGTCAACGGCGCTAAAACTGACGGTAACGATGTATGACAACGGGCCGATGTGGTGAACGCATCGGCCCGTTGTTGGTTGGAACTTATTTCGCCAACACCGATTGCATGACCGGAAACAGATCAATGTTGTCCACATACGCTCCGCGCACCGGGTCGGTCGCGGTGGCGCGGGCAGCCAGTTGTTCGGCGTTAGCACCACGGGCAAGCAGTGGAACCAGAGAGTTGGTGTGGCTGGTGTGATGCCATTCGAGGCCGGGGAGTTTGCCGGCACCGTTATTGGTCACCGGCTTCCAATCCGGGTCCGAACCAGGACCGGTCAGATAACCGCATTCATGGTCCGCAGTGACCAGTACCAGTGTGTCCTGCCAAGAGCTGTTGCGTTCCACCCAGTCGCATACCGCAGCAACGGTGCGGTCGAAATCGACCTGTTCTTCGATCAGGCGGTCCGACTGGTTGTCGTGGCTGGCCCAGTCGATGGCACCACCCTCAATCATCAGGAAAAAGCCTTTTTCATTATTGTCCAGCACGTTGAGCGCCGCGCGACTCATTTCGACCAAGGTCGGCACCGTGGGAATCAGCGGAACCGTGTACGGCTCAACAACCTGTGTCGTGACATGGCTGCCGTAATCACCGTCGCCCTGAAGTTTGCGTTCTTGCTGAAGGGTTTGGGCAATGCGCGGCACGCCGAGCAGGCGGCGGGGTGTCTCACCGCTAGCCAGTCGGTCAAAATCTTCACGACTTTCGATCAGGGTCCAGTGGTCTTCAATGCCATCTCCATCAGCATCATTGCCGACGTCGCCTTGTTGCAGTTGATGCCACAGTGTTTCACCACCGACATATTGATAACTTTTCGGAACTGGCAGCAGCTGACCATCGTTGTCGTACCAGGGGTGCCCGCCACCCATGAGGACATCCACGCCACTGTTGAGGATCATTTCGCGGGCAATCTCTTCATAATTGCGGCGGCTGACATTGTGCGCACCAAAACCGGCCGGGGTGGCGTGGCTCAACGGTACACTGGTGACAATCCCGGTGGATTTTCCTCGCTTTTCAGCGTATTCCACAATGTTATCCACAGGCTGGCGTTGACAATCCACACCCAGCCCTGCCTTGAATGTTTTGCTGCCGCAGGCCAGAGCTGTTGCTGCCGCAGCCGAATCCGTGGCGCCTTTTTTGACTTGGGCGAAGCCACTCCACGCCAGTGAGGCATCATAAGAACCGCCATAGAGGTAAGTGCTCATCGCCAGTTTGACCGTGAAGTCGCGATAAGGTGGAGCATCAAGCTCTCCACTGCGATAGAGACTCCCCGCCGCCAGATGATTGAAGCCCATACCGTCACCAATGAGCAGGATGACGTTTTTAGCATGGGAGACGACCGCAGGTTGTTCAACGGCTGTGGCTGGTTTCTGAGCGTGATGTTCATTGACCTGCTGTTCGTTGTGTGTCGCAGCAGGTCCGGCTTTCGTTTCGGTTTCACTGTGGCTCTGACAGCCGCCCAGCCAAGGCAGACTGACAACGGCGAGAACCGTCAAGAGGATGTGTACTGGGCGATGGCTTTTATATCGAGATATCATCATGATCCTATCCTATGAGTTCTTGAAAAAGAAATTCAAGCATCTTTCTGAGTGACGTGCCAGC
This is a stretch of genomic DNA from uncultured Desulfuromonas sp.. It encodes these proteins:
- a CDS encoding alkaline phosphatase; protein product: MMISRYKSHRPVHILLTVLAVVSLPWLGGCQSHSETETKAGPAATHNEQQVNEHHAQKPATAVEQPAVVSHAKNVILLIGDGMGFNHLAAGSLYRSGELDAPPYRDFTVKLAMSTYLYGGSYDASLAWSGFAQVKKGATDSAAAATALACGSKTFKAGLGVDCQRQPVDNIVEYAEKRGKSTGIVTSVPLSHATPAGFGAHNVSRRNYEEIAREMILNSGVDVLMGGGHPWYDNDGQLLPVPKSYQYVGGETLWHQLQQGDVGNDADGDGIEDHWTLIESREDFDRLASGETPRRLLGVPRIAQTLQQERKLQGDGDYGSHVTTQVVEPYTVPLIPTVPTLVEMSRAALNVLDNNEKGFFLMIEGGAIDWASHDNQSDRLIEEQVDFDRTVAAVCDWVERNSSWQDTLVLVTADHECGYLTGPGSDPDWKPVTNNGAGKLPGLEWHHTSHTNSLVPLLARGANAEQLAARATATDPVRGAYVDNIDLFPVMQSVLAK